A section of the Clostridium omnivorum genome encodes:
- a CDS encoding MATE family efflux transporter: protein MEITKDYSSSKIRKKIFSMILPITIESVLQMIVGFVSMAMIGRISAIAVGALGLSMRITQIVWALFKGVTTGASVFVAQAHGAQNYKKLRQVVQQTLLSTIILVILLQIIIFWKAPVLILNLFHPKEDLLQSAVTYLRVVSWGLPFMAIMLVVAGVLQGTGNAMTPMLITLFMNIVNASLSFVFIFGKLGMPAMGIRGAALATIIAQFMGAMVGLYVLFSRGGILNSLFNKKLFNLDIRQIGDIYRVGMPTAFESIFWQIAALIITNVILSFGEIPLAAHQLGLQAESISYMPAAGFGIAATTFVGQALGAKDKKLGRAYLKETLKGAIIVTLVCASLLIFFPQLVMKILTDDMEVIKLGAKYLIIMGIVQLPQNVSGVLNGALRGAGYTRVPMIVAGIGLWGVRIPLSLLFTYYFHMNIIAIWLVMGADLIVRFFLSFTLYKTRAIFERDVLLEEYN from the coding sequence ATGGAAATTACAAAAGATTACTCAAGTTCGAAAATACGAAAAAAAATATTTTCTATGATTCTACCAATCACTATTGAGAGTGTGCTGCAGATGATTGTAGGCTTTGTATCCATGGCTATGATTGGAAGAATAAGTGCTATTGCGGTAGGTGCTTTAGGACTTAGCATGAGAATTACTCAAATAGTGTGGGCATTATTTAAGGGAGTAACTACAGGAGCATCTGTGTTTGTTGCCCAAGCTCATGGCGCACAGAATTATAAAAAACTTAGACAAGTAGTACAGCAAACACTGCTTTCCACTATAATATTAGTAATATTACTCCAGATAATAATTTTTTGGAAAGCGCCGGTCCTTATTCTTAACCTTTTTCATCCTAAAGAAGACTTACTTCAAAGTGCAGTTACATATTTAAGGGTAGTGTCATGGGGACTTCCATTTATGGCCATTATGCTGGTAGTGGCTGGAGTACTTCAAGGTACAGGAAATGCAATGACTCCAATGCTCATAACGTTATTTATGAATATAGTAAATGCTAGTCTAAGCTTTGTATTTATATTTGGAAAGCTAGGAATGCCAGCAATGGGTATTAGAGGAGCAGCATTAGCTACAATTATTGCTCAGTTTATGGGAGCAATGGTTGGACTTTATGTTTTATTCAGTAGAGGTGGAATTTTAAATTCTCTATTTAATAAAAAATTATTTAATTTAGATATAAGACAAATTGGGGATATATATAGGGTAGGAATGCCGACAGCTTTTGAATCAATTTTCTGGCAGATAGCTGCACTAATTATAACTAATGTAATCCTTTCCTTTGGGGAAATACCTTTAGCAGCTCACCAATTAGGACTTCAAGCAGAATCTATATCTTACATGCCTGCTGCGGGTTTTGGAATAGCAGCTACTACTTTTGTGGGGCAAGCACTTGGGGCAAAAGATAAAAAGCTTGGAAGAGCGTATTTAAAGGAAACTCTAAAAGGAGCTATAATAGTGACATTGGTCTGTGCTTCCTTGTTAATTTTCTTTCCTCAATTAGTAATGAAGATTCTAACAGATGATATGGAGGTTATAAAGCTTGGAGCAAAGTACCTCATAATTATGGGGATTGTACAATTGCCTCAAAATGTTTCTGGTGTACTCAATGGGGCACTTAGAGGAGCAGGCTATACTAGAGTGCCAATGATAGTAGCAGGTATAGGGCTTTGGGGAGTAAGAATACCACTTTCGCTGCTTTTTACTTATTACTTTCATATGAATATAATTGCGATTTGGCTAGTTATGGGCGCAGATCTTATAGTAAGATTTTTCCTAAGCTTTACATTATATAAGACTAGAGCAATATTTGAAAGAGATGTTTTATTAGAAGAATATAATTAA
- a CDS encoding Spo0E family sporulation regulatory protein-aspartic acid phosphatase, giving the protein MEEKIISVRTLLDNLVSEDNTVLSAGKILEVSKQLDILIAEYYKESSIVI; this is encoded by the coding sequence ATGGAGGAAAAAATTATATCCGTAAGAACATTATTGGACAACCTAGTATCAGAGGATAATACGGTTTTAAGCGCAGGTAAAATACTGGAAGTTAGCAAGCAACTTGACATATTAATAGCTGAATATTATAAAGAAAGTTCTATAGTAATTTAG
- the yabG gene encoding sporulation peptidase YabG, with amino-acid sequence MQIGDIVVRKSYGKDITFKIIDVKETENGIVYTLKGINLRIIADSPIEDLERIEDEGNVENEKILNRKVNACIKNIMIGRMNISKAYRSPKPVNTKDLTFGRPGKILHIDGDAEYLEVCLKVYKQLELDVVGKVIPEKDQPKQILELVKQVKPDIVVITGHDAVTKGTKDFMDINNYRNSRYFIESVNELRNYEPNYDDLVIFAGACQSHYEAILDAGANFATSPNRVLIHCLDPVFVCEKIAYTNIERVVSIQEALENTITGTKGIGGLQTRGKYREGFPKSPYA; translated from the coding sequence ATGCAGATAGGTGATATAGTTGTCAGAAAATCCTATGGTAAAGATATAACTTTTAAAATAATTGATGTAAAAGAAACCGAAAATGGAATCGTGTATACTCTTAAGGGTATAAATTTGCGAATAATCGCAGATTCTCCAATAGAAGACCTAGAACGAATAGAGGATGAAGGCAATGTTGAAAATGAAAAAATATTAAATAGAAAAGTAAATGCCTGCATAAAGAACATAATGATAGGTAGAATGAACATAAGCAAGGCATATAGAAGCCCAAAACCAGTAAATACAAAAGATTTGACCTTTGGTAGACCTGGTAAAATACTCCATATTGATGGAGATGCAGAATATTTAGAGGTATGCCTTAAGGTTTATAAGCAACTAGAGTTAGATGTTGTAGGAAAGGTAATTCCAGAAAAAGATCAACCTAAGCAGATACTAGAGCTTGTAAAGCAGGTAAAGCCAGACATAGTTGTAATAACAGGTCATGATGCTGTTACAAAGGGAACAAAGGATTTTATGGATATAAATAACTACAGAAACTCTAGATATTTTATTGAATCTGTAAATGAACTTAGAAATTATGAACCAAACTATGATGACTTAGTAATTTTTGCTGGAGCTTGCCAATCTCACTATGAAGCAATACTTGATGCTGGTGCAAACTTTGCAACCTCACCCAACAGAGTTTTAATCCACTGCCTTGACCCAGTATTTGTTTGTGAAAAAATTGCATATACAAATATTGAAAGGGTAGTTTCCATTCAAGAAGCCCTCGAAAATACTATTACAGGTACAAAAGGTATAGGTGGATTACAGACTCGGGGTAAATACAGAGAGGGATTTCCTAAGTCACCCTATGCATAA
- a CDS encoding PRD domain-containing protein codes for MVYYNVKKVLNNNVVIAVKDSKDYVLVGKAIGFDFSKNMEVPQDRVENLFIKQTLTAEENYNIILETIDSKIVGLSEEIINLCEKELQTRLNDAIHISLPDHINFAIRRIEKGVAIENPFLSELRALYPKEYALAVKALHMINHSVITQLPEDEAGFICLHIRAAISEQSVTEPLAYTKKIGEVMELICKLLKKEFSKNSLEYARTVTHINFMLERVLSGKTIKNYILDTIRSELYNEFDLAIKVAIKIEALFSVKLPEDEVGYLALHLKRLSEL; via the coding sequence ATGGTATATTATAATGTGAAAAAAGTATTGAACAATAATGTAGTGATAGCTGTAAAAGATAGTAAAGACTACGTACTTGTAGGCAAAGCCATTGGTTTTGATTTTTCTAAAAATATGGAGGTTCCCCAGGATAGAGTTGAAAACCTTTTTATTAAGCAGACTCTTACAGCAGAGGAAAACTATAATATAATACTTGAAACTATAGATAGTAAAATTGTTGGCCTTTCAGAGGAAATTATTAACTTGTGTGAAAAGGAATTGCAAACCAGGCTGAATGATGCAATACATATTTCTCTTCCAGATCATATAAACTTTGCAATTAGAAGAATAGAAAAGGGAGTTGCTATTGAAAATCCTTTTTTAAGCGAGCTTAGAGCTCTATATCCAAAAGAATATGCCCTAGCTGTAAAAGCTTTACATATGATAAATCATAGTGTTATTACTCAGCTCCCTGAAGATGAGGCAGGATTTATATGTCTTCACATACGTGCAGCCATATCCGAGCAAAGTGTAACAGAGCCCTTGGCATATACAAAGAAAATAGGAGAAGTTATGGAGCTTATATGTAAACTCCTGAAAAAAGAATTTAGTAAAAATTCCTTAGAATATGCTAGAACTGTAACTCATATTAATTTTATGCTTGAAAGGGTTTTAAGCGGAAAAACAATTAAAAATTATATTTTAGATACAATTAGAAGTGAGTTATATAATGAATTCGACTTAGCTATAAAGGTTGCAATAAAAATAGAAGCTCTTTTTTCGGTTAAGCTACCGGAAGATGAGGTGGGATATTTAGCACTTCATCTTAAAAGACTTTCAGAGTTATAA
- a CDS encoding methyl-accepting chemotaxis protein: MDNILFVAVSQKMADLASQVTAEMGLEIPIVVSISSEIQAVVNKHPNIEVFISRGRSSKVLMELTNKPVVEITSSIHDILKPVQKLTSKGINKIAVIASSKLIGDRIEEYKLGETLILLRPFEPKEFENLAFEFFNSGVKGLVATTIDLEIAKKYGMEVEALDSEEASIKRAINEAIKIAKAQEVERSREKEKSEKIYNYSTDLYKAIEEAAAAVEELTASSEELAATSQKTANIANKAYDEVQNTSAILEIITDVAKRINLLGLNAAIEASRAGEYGRGFSVVASEVRKLASESKNSAQNIDNLLNKFRTSVESVLTNVQQSNVIAKEQSLSNQNIAQMLDSLREISSSLMSMAERKL; encoded by the coding sequence ATGGATAATATACTTTTCGTAGCTGTATCACAGAAAATGGCAGACTTAGCATCACAGGTTACAGCTGAAATGGGTCTAGAAATTCCTATTGTAGTTAGTATATCCTCAGAAATTCAAGCAGTGGTGAATAAGCACCCTAATATTGAGGTTTTTATAAGTCGAGGCAGATCTTCAAAGGTTTTGATGGAGCTTACAAATAAACCAGTAGTAGAAATAACTTCTTCTATACACGACATTTTAAAACCAGTTCAAAAGCTTACTTCTAAAGGTATAAATAAAATAGCAGTAATAGCATCCTCAAAGCTTATTGGAGACCGAATTGAGGAATATAAGCTTGGTGAGACTCTTATATTATTACGTCCTTTTGAACCTAAAGAATTTGAAAATTTAGCTTTTGAATTTTTCAACTCAGGAGTAAAAGGACTTGTTGCTACTACAATCGATTTAGAAATAGCTAAAAAATACGGCATGGAAGTTGAAGCACTTGATTCTGAAGAAGCTTCTATTAAAAGAGCAATAAATGAAGCAATAAAAATAGCGAAAGCTCAGGAAGTTGAACGTTCTAGAGAAAAAGAAAAGTCTGAAAAAATATATAATTATTCCACTGATTTATATAAAGCTATTGAAGAAGCAGCTGCAGCTGTGGAAGAATTAACAGCTTCTTCTGAAGAATTAGCAGCAACCAGCCAGAAAACTGCTAATATAGCTAATAAAGCTTATGATGAAGTTCAAAACACTTCTGCTATATTAGAAATTATTACAGATGTTGCGAAAAGGATTAACCTTCTAGGTTTAAATGCAGCAATTGAAGCTTCTAGGGCTGGTGAATATGGTCGCGGCTTTTCTGTTGTAGCTTCTGAAGTAAGAAAGCTAGCTTCTGAAAGTAAAAACTCTGCTCAAAATATAGATAATCTTTTAAATAAATTCCGTACTTCTGTTGAATCTGTATTAACAAATGTTCAGCAGAGTAATGTAATTGCCAAAGAGCAATCCCTTTCTAATCAAAATATTGCACAAATGCTTGACAGCTTAAGAGAAATAAGTTCAAGCCTTATGAGTATGGCCGAAAGAAAGCTATAG
- a CDS encoding YdcF family protein encodes MKFNSKFYGTASIILGVICIVYSICSFLFRVTFAKFYTLLGLLFIILGMMILSGIYREFMKKHKKVYKAFKIIMLLFIVSLIAIETPIIYYGFKKDKDTANYIVVLGAGLWGETPSLALMERLEESTKVIKENPSAKIVVSGGMGPGETITEAEAMKRYLVKNGVEESRIIKEDKSGSTSENMEFTKKAIEAIDDNKNIKILIITNNFHMFRSRLLASHYGFNAYGSPAALHPLLVPSYYAREYMAVIKTLIFDIALK; translated from the coding sequence GTGAAGTTTAATTCAAAATTTTATGGTACTGCGTCAATTATTTTAGGTGTAATATGTATTGTATACTCTATTTGCAGCTTTCTTTTTAGAGTAACTTTTGCTAAGTTTTATACGTTACTTGGACTTTTATTTATAATACTTGGAATGATGATTTTATCCGGAATATATAGAGAGTTTATGAAGAAACATAAGAAAGTTTATAAGGCTTTTAAAATTATAATGTTATTATTTATTGTTTCGCTAATTGCTATTGAAACCCCCATTATATATTATGGATTTAAAAAAGATAAGGATACTGCTAACTATATAGTTGTGTTGGGTGCGGGACTTTGGGGAGAAACACCATCCTTAGCCCTTATGGAAAGACTTGAGGAAAGTACAAAGGTTATAAAGGAAAACCCTAGTGCAAAAATTGTAGTATCAGGAGGTATGGGCCCTGGAGAAACTATAACCGAGGCAGAAGCCATGAAAAGATATTTAGTGAAAAATGGCGTTGAGGAAAGCAGAATAATTAAGGAAGATAAATCAGGATCAACTTCTGAAAACATGGAATTTACAAAAAAAGCAATTGAAGCTATCGATGATAACAAGAACATAAAGATTCTCATAATAACTAACAACTTTCATATGTTTAGATCTAGACTTTTAGCAAGTCATTATGGCTTTAATGCCTATGGAAGTCCAGCTGCCTTGCACCCATTACTTGTGCCTTCCTACTACGCAAGAGAATATATGGCTGTGATAAAAACTTTGATTTTTGATATTGCTTTAAAATAG
- a CDS encoding FlxA-like family protein produces MKVTSVDSNSNMNETTFKSDNIISELEKVKAKLQEQIQKTYESKVDDKVKKDRIDELKDEIQQIDMQIQQIQADRLNKNQKKDEKGSKDNLSIEKNKDRLELSTVNDLVKVNSTYSLVKVINKTKSSFEGKSRILKMEIKLDGARGLSDDVKRDELRQVVSKNRTLEKKLGEKLHKTQNEINEVSEKAAKYSSEEYWKKENERMEDYKKIDIIV; encoded by the coding sequence ATGAAGGTTACTAGTGTTGATTCAAACTCAAATATGAATGAAACAACATTTAAAAGCGATAATATTATAAGTGAACTAGAAAAAGTAAAGGCTAAATTACAAGAACAAATACAAAAAACTTACGAAAGCAAGGTTGACGATAAAGTTAAAAAAGACAGAATTGATGAGCTAAAGGATGAAATTCAGCAAATTGATATGCAAATACAGCAAATCCAAGCAGATCGACTTAACAAAAATCAAAAAAAAGATGAAAAAGGCTCAAAGGATAATTTATCCATTGAAAAAAATAAGGATAGACTAGAATTGAGTACTGTAAATGATTTAGTTAAAGTTAATTCTACCTATTCCTTGGTAAAGGTAATTAATAAAACAAAAAGTAGTTTTGAAGGTAAAAGCAGAATATTAAAAATGGAAATCAAACTAGATGGGGCACGTGGACTAAGTGATGATGTAAAAAGAGACGAGCTCAGGCAAGTAGTATCAAAAAATCGTACTTTAGAAAAAAAGTTAGGAGAAAAGTTACATAAAACACAAAACGAAATTAATGAAGTATCTGAAAAAGCAGCTAAATATTCTTCTGAAGAATACTGGAA
- a CDS encoding CotS family spore coat protein: MMREFELERQFDIEIESIKPNKGVYLLKTNKGLKCLKKINYGTQKLLFVYGAKEHLINNGFPNVDKYCLNIDGNPYALVNEDIYTLSEWIEGRECDFYNKEELSMAAKKLAYLHISSNGYEPPENSKLKSDLGRWPHLMDKRIKSFDKMRDMARKKNNKGSFDLSYIKGVDFYKELGKRALKVIDSSNYMELCSVADEEKGFCHHDYTYHNIIIDNNGEFNIIDFDYCKKEVRAYDISAFMIKVLKRVDWDIEYAKLIIDAYNEVSPLKAEEYRVLFAFLLFPQRFWRLSNRYYYNEVNWAQNTFNKKIEDLITEQDNYIKFIEEFKKVYEQKE, translated from the coding sequence ATGATGAGAGAATTTGAATTAGAAAGGCAATTTGATATTGAGATTGAGAGCATAAAGCCTAATAAGGGAGTCTATCTTCTGAAGACAAATAAGGGGCTAAAGTGTTTAAAGAAGATTAATTATGGAACTCAAAAGCTTTTATTTGTCTATGGAGCAAAGGAACATCTTATAAATAACGGTTTCCCAAATGTTGATAAGTATTGCCTAAATATAGATGGAAATCCTTATGCCTTGGTAAATGAGGACATTTATACCCTTTCTGAATGGATAGAAGGTAGAGAATGTGATTTTTATAATAAAGAGGAATTAAGCATGGCCGCTAAGAAGCTTGCATATCTGCATATTTCCTCTAATGGTTATGAACCACCAGAAAATAGCAAGCTAAAAAGTGATTTGGGAAGATGGCCACACCTTATGGATAAGAGAATAAAATCTTTTGATAAAATGAGGGACATGGCTAGGAAGAAAAATAACAAGGGTAGTTTTGATTTGAGCTATATAAAGGGTGTGGATTTCTACAAAGAGCTTGGAAAGAGAGCATTAAAAGTAATTGATAGCTCTAATTATATGGAACTTTGTAGTGTGGCAGATGAAGAAAAGGGTTTTTGCCATCATGACTATACTTACCATAACATAATCATTGATAATAATGGAGAATTTAATATTATTGATTTTGATTATTGTAAGAAAGAAGTAAGGGCTTATGATATATCAGCCTTTATGATTAAGGTTTTAAAGAGAGTGGATTGGGATATTGAATATGCCAAGCTTATTATCGACGCTTATAATGAGGTAAGTCCATTAAAAGCTGAGGAATATAGGGTTTTATTTGCCTTTTTGCTTTTTCCACAAAGATTTTGGAGACTTTCTAATAGATATTATTACAATGAAGTAAATTGGGCACAAAACACATTTAATAAGAAGATTGAAGACCTTATTACAGAACAAGATAATTATATCAAGTTTATAGAAGAGTTTAAAAAGGTTTATGAACAAAAGGAATGA
- a CDS encoding metallophosphoesterase family protein produces MKIIKNILNNIVAFFRKLFIRPYKEFPQKFDLKFNSKGEFKIMQLTDIHQHSEIDLPTINLISRIIDDESPDLVVITGDNIEGTACITEEGVKKAIDSIARVMEDRKIPWAVTLGNHDCECKVGREKQMEIYKQYQYNLSQSYSMAFEKAGDYNILIKDSKGMSPVFNIYLLDSGDSTQDYINKHQVSWYKNTAFNLRHRYNKVIPAIMFFHIPLKQQFKAWQNRIDGERNEEECIQSIDCKFLDELIKVKDVKAVFCGHDHINDYYGKLNNIIFGYGRKTGFNNYGKEGFKKGARIFILNEGNPGEFKTYEVLE; encoded by the coding sequence GTGAAAATTATTAAAAACATACTAAATAATATTGTAGCATTTTTTAGGAAGCTTTTTATTAGGCCTTACAAAGAATTTCCTCAAAAGTTTGACCTGAAATTTAATAGTAAGGGTGAGTTTAAAATAATGCAACTCACTGACATTCATCAGCATTCTGAAATAGACTTGCCAACAATTAACTTAATATCTAGAATAATTGATGATGAAAGTCCCGATTTAGTAGTGATTACAGGTGACAATATAGAAGGTACTGCGTGCATTACAGAAGAGGGAGTTAAGAAGGCTATAGACAGTATTGCAAGAGTTATGGAGGATAGGAAAATACCTTGGGCAGTCACCCTAGGGAACCATGATTGCGAATGCAAGGTAGGTAGGGAAAAGCAAATGGAAATATACAAGCAATACCAATACAACCTCAGCCAAAGTTATTCTATGGCTTTTGAAAAAGCTGGGGATTATAATATACTGATAAAGGATTCCAAAGGGATGAGCCCTGTTTTTAATATTTATTTACTTGATTCAGGGGACTCAACACAAGATTATATAAATAAACACCAGGTAAGTTGGTACAAAAATACAGCATTTAATTTAAGGCATAGATATAACAAGGTTATTCCAGCAATAATGTTTTTTCACATTCCTCTAAAACAGCAATTTAAAGCATGGCAAAATCGAATTGATGGAGAGCGTAACGAAGAAGAGTGTATACAATCAATAGATTGCAAATTTCTTGATGAACTAATAAAAGTGAAAGATGTTAAGGCAGTGTTTTGTGGGCATGATCATATCAATGATTATTATGGAAAGCTCAATAATATTATATTTGGTTATGGAAGAAAAACAGGATTTAATAATTACGGTAAAGAGGGATTTAAAAAGGGTGCTAGGATTTTCATTCTAAATGAAGGTAATCCAGGAGAATTTAAAACTTACGAAGTATTGGAATAA
- a CDS encoding VanW family protein, producing MHKKLLSQRHPVFYFLAVWYRRIIRYKQWYFNSIKFAKVRDFNKLPYRVIKHQSVLIRKLGDSDVQLQLNKVENLKIAIKKIDGIIIRPGEVFSFCKTVGLPTKYKGYLPGMELCFGEARPGIGGGLCQIANLLNWLVIHSPLTVTERHHHSFDPFPDNGRVLPFGSGATIFYNYGDFQVKNNTSYTFQINLWMTQKCLEGELRINEELDFGYHVFEKNHRFLKIEDNYYRQNEIWRNKIAKFEGGRILDTELVAKNFALVKYVPKELK from the coding sequence ATGCATAAGAAATTATTAAGCCAAAGACATCCAGTATTTTATTTTCTGGCAGTTTGGTATAGACGTATAATTAGATATAAGCAGTGGTACTTTAATTCTATTAAGTTTGCAAAGGTAAGGGATTTTAATAAACTACCATATAGAGTCATAAAGCATCAGTCAGTTTTAATCAGAAAATTAGGGGATAGTGATGTGCAGCTACAGCTTAATAAGGTTGAGAACTTAAAGATAGCTATAAAAAAGATAGATGGAATTATCATAAGACCAGGTGAAGTTTTTTCGTTTTGCAAAACTGTTGGGCTTCCAACAAAATATAAAGGATATCTTCCTGGAATGGAGCTTTGTTTTGGTGAAGCGAGACCGGGAATTGGAGGAGGATTGTGCCAAATTGCAAATCTTTTGAATTGGCTTGTAATACATAGTCCACTTACTGTAACAGAGAGACATCACCACAGCTTTGATCCATTTCCTGATAACGGAAGGGTGCTTCCCTTTGGTAGTGGCGCTACTATATTTTATAATTATGGTGATTTTCAGGTGAAAAATAATACAAGCTATACATTTCAAATAAATCTTTGGATGACTCAAAAGTGTTTAGAAGGTGAGCTTAGGATAAATGAAGAGCTTGACTTTGGATACCATGTATTTGAAAAGAATCACAGATTTTTAAAAATTGAAGATAATTATTATAGACAAAATGAAATCTGGCGAAATAAGATAGCCAAGTTTGAAGGTGGTAGAATTTTAGATACTGAGCTTGTTGCTAAAAATTTTGCTTTAGTAAAGTATGTCCCTAAAGAATTAAAATAG
- a CDS encoding glycosyltransferase family 4 protein, whose product MKIGIDGRAAKWYRGTGIGTYTYQLISSLSKVDKKNDYLLFMPESCNSDIRLDKNFQVRSITENNQSSFWDEVNIPNILKDKDIELYHVPQNGVGLPEAKDCPFIITLHDVIPYKMPETVGENYLRIFSEEMPKIVSRCDGIITVSNFSKDDIAEAFNFPKEKIFVTYLAAEDIYRPLDKAECSQHIKTHYSIEGDYILYIGGFSPRKNIVGLIEAFSKLKEVYKKDLKLVIAGKKGKSYSIYKQRAEDLNISDSVIFPGFIPLEHLPELYNAAKLFVYPSFYEGFGLPPIEAMACGVPVIASNATSVPEIIKDCALFIDPHNVDSICEAMYRALLDYDLRQQLILSGLARSSELTWNNTAANTLIAYGKTINNL is encoded by the coding sequence ATGAAAATAGGAATCGACGGAAGAGCTGCCAAGTGGTACAGAGGAACAGGAATTGGTACCTATACCTATCAGCTTATTTCATCATTGAGCAAAGTTGATAAGAAAAATGATTATTTGCTCTTCATGCCAGAAAGCTGCAACAGCGATATTAGGCTGGATAAAAATTTTCAAGTAAGAAGTATAACTGAAAATAATCAAAGCAGCTTTTGGGACGAAGTAAATATTCCAAACATACTAAAGGATAAGGACATAGAACTCTATCACGTTCCTCAAAATGGCGTAGGGCTTCCAGAAGCCAAGGACTGCCCTTTTATAATCACCCTTCACGATGTTATCCCATACAAAATGCCTGAGACTGTAGGTGAAAATTATCTTAGGATATTTTCAGAAGAAATGCCTAAAATAGTATCGCGCTGTGATGGCATAATTACAGTATCAAATTTCTCAAAGGATGATATCGCTGAAGCTTTTAATTTTCCTAAAGAAAAAATATTCGTAACCTACTTAGCTGCTGAGGACATCTATCGTCCTTTAGATAAAGCAGAATGCTCGCAGCATATAAAGACTCATTACTCCATTGAAGGAGACTATATATTATATATTGGTGGCTTTAGCCCTAGAAAAAACATAGTAGGGCTTATTGAAGCCTTTAGTAAGCTTAAAGAAGTTTATAAAAAAGACTTAAAGCTTGTAATAGCAGGAAAGAAGGGGAAATCCTATAGCATTTATAAACAGAGAGCTGAGGATTTAAATATATCGGATAGTGTTATCTTTCCGGGCTTCATCCCTTTAGAGCATCTTCCAGAGCTCTATAACGCTGCAAAGCTTTTTGTATACCCTTCCTTCTATGAGGGATTTGGGCTTCCTCCTATTGAAGCAATGGCCTGCGGGGTACCTGTTATAGCATCTAATGCAACCTCAGTTCCAGAGATTATTAAAGACTGTGCATTATTTATTGATCCGCATAATGTAGATAGCATTTGCGAAGCCATGTATAGAGCCCTTCTTGACTATGACTTAAGGCAGCAATTAATTCTTAGTGGCCTTGCAAGAAGTTCCGAGCTTACTTGGAATAATACTGCAGCGAATACTTTAATAGCCTATGGCAAAACAATAAATAATCTATAG